A stretch of DNA from Lycium ferocissimum isolate CSIRO_LF1 chromosome 4, AGI_CSIRO_Lferr_CH_V1, whole genome shotgun sequence:
acggagatgttcggagatataaaccttcgaagtatgatgtgttgtggcgtccggatggagtggcgaccacgtttttttgtccgccggtcccattgcggaccgtatgtgatatgtgatatgatgtttgatgatatgatgatctgatacgatatgatatatgatggcgtgatgtgatgtatgattattattttatttatggatcgggtcgtacgttcctcggcattcggttaacgtcagtttatatgatatgttctattttctgtataggtgagacaaaaatgtttttcaaaataaagccaAGCATTTTTGGCattcgatggttatatttgtctttgCTTTATGTaagatttgtatttcggatataagtacttcggtatttgggttattatgctcacgttcgtaCTTCGACTTCAATTATGTCATCGTTTGTCGTACTtcctactttgcatactcgatacatattccgtcgacccctttcttcgggggttgcgtttcatgcccgcaggtacagatacgcgtcttggtgatccaccggcgtaggatttccattccgCTGTTCAGAGTGCTCCCTCTGTTCTGGAGCCagtattttgggtatatactcttccgatgtatatgattatgttattcagggtacggcggggccctgtcccgtcatctgattctgttattctgtattagaggtctgtagacatagatgtgggttatgtatagtTTTGTTCAGACGCGtcgtgtgagttgtgtttgggcggcccatccaccgtggcagccttatcggctgcgtgtatgtatgctttgatatgttatgtatattatgatagcctcgccggcttctgtgcagtatatgTTTGTAGGCGCcagtttggagccacgtctgatactgatttatgtacgagtcgtttgtatgccgaatctgtttagcgagcgcgtatgggtgcccagctcgggcactagtcacggcctaccgggttaggtcgtgacagtaacACAAACCTGTCTGGAGATTCTTCATCAGCCATGAAACTACTATAGCATTACATCTTTCCCACCTTTTCTGCATATCACCTTGGTAGTTACCTTTTGCAACAAATCCATCAATAAAGCCTAGTTTATTCCTTCCTAAGAGTGCAAGTTTCATTGCTCGACTCCACAACATATAGTTATCCATTCCACTTAATTGAATTTCTATCATTAATGAACCAGGTGCATCTGAAGGATGCAAATAAAGTGGATGATTATAGTCAACTACTGTGCTATCAGAGGTTATGCTTGCAGTGTTCTCTATAGTTTTAGTTGAATATGCTATCAGTCGATCTTAATATGTCAAGCTTGATTTAAAAACAACAATCAACCACCATAAATGCAGCAATAAACTTCAGTAAGGTGCACTTACAGTCAGAAGCAAAGCAGATGCTCAAAACTGGatcaaatgccaaaaaaaaCTTTGATGAATCTCTcgattccttttctttctttgcgAAAGGATTCCTAGATTCATTCAatcctgctctgataccatgttaactTTTAGTTATTGCATTGAAACACTGATCAAACAGACTTAACCAACTGCCATAGCAGCTGACTTCTAAACTAATCGAATCAGAATAGTAGGTCAATGAGGGATAGTTGGAAGAAGAAGATGTGAGGAGAAGAGAGGGAGAGAAGATATTATTGAGGTGAGTGAAAGGAAGAAATAAGAATTGTTGATTACAATACAATTGTGCAACTGCTTATATAATGCAGTGCACTGATCAATATCTATAACTAACTATACTTCCACTAACTAATGTACAGCTGAGCGCAGCTCACAAATCAGCCAGCTCAGCATCGATCATCCATGCTCATACATGATCATACTCAACCATGATCATGATCATGCTCAACAGATTTAAGCTTTCATGAACTGTTGGAGACATAGATATAGACGATAGAGgagtttggttgttgtatttgtcatttcTTTTGGTGgtacatgttttattttttccgTCACAGTCTGCATCAATATTTGATATTATCTTTGAGACCTTTATTTGTGgaatgtatgaaaatggatgggtactattcttttgtttGAATTAAGGGTATGAAAATGCAGAGTCTCATTCTCATTTTCTGGCTGTGGTATTTTAtcatgataataatgttgtagAAGCCATTGAAATGAGCTGAGGAAACTGGCAGCCAAGAACAATGTGACATGTCTATTGTTATTTGGAGGTTCAAATGTAGATCCTCGAAATAACCACCATATTTCTACTCTAAAAGAAGGCCAACTACTTGCCTTATGGAAGGAACCTTTTCAATTCTCAACCTGCTGGCAGTGGCAGGTTCTCTAATGGCAAACTTGCCGTTGACTTTGGTAACTACTCACCCTCTTCTTTTCCCTGCTATTACTCTCTACTACAActgaatatatattttatctatTGACATAATTACATTATTATTTCAGGTCATACCTGatgtttgaaaatttagcatttggaagattttaaTATGATGAAGAGTTGCCGAAATTATTTGAAGATTACCATTTGTGGTTTTAGATAAGATCGGTTATATAATGACATTAGTTAGTTCAAACAATATAAGTTTTTGAAGTTGTTACATTAGATCTAAAGAGATATTATGTTTTATGAATTAATAGTATTTTGTTTTTAGCATTTACCAAATCAATTGTCATTAAAGAATGTGACTTTTAGCGGTAGTTTAGTTAAAGTTACCTACCATAAAAACGAACTCTAAAAGGTAAATTAAGATACTTATCGTAGCCATTATAATTGCCACAAATCAATTGCCACTATAGAATGTAACTTTTAGCGACAATTTGATTGAAGTTACCTATCATATAAATGGTGGgcggatcaacttcatcaaaccttTGCATGCCGCTGGAAATATGTTGAACCCATCAACCTTTTATGATAACAATGAGATGCGATTACTAAATGCAAAATTGACAAAGGGATTCTATTAGAGTGTTGCTAAGTTGGTTCCCGAGGAAGAAGAGCAAGATCAAATAGGGTTACAACAAAGTGTTTATACTAATTCTGAAGGACCTTTGGTTTTTTCAATGGttataagacaaaaaaaaaaaaaaaagtcaccaGGTGAGCCAATTCATCAATCTTTCTTTATAGTTTAACTTTTAAGTTATGTCTTTATACTTATTAATTCTTGAATATTTGTTCTACTTTAATAGTTGACCGGTGGAGGCTTTATGGTGGAGACACTCCAGAATTACAAAAGCTTGCCATTGAAGTTCTAGGTCTAAATTGTAGTTCATCCGGATGTGAGAGAAACTGGAGCGTGTTTGAACATGTAAGAACTAAGAAGAAAGATTTAGTATCTTGAGATAACTAATTATATCTCAATTGTCTTAACTCCTACTAATTACTTGCCACCACAACTTATTTGCAGATTCATAGCAAGAAGAGGAATAGACTAACCCTAAAGCGCCTCAATGACCTAGTGTTCATAAAATACAATGAACATTGAGGCGTCGTTACAGTGCTTGCAATGTCATTGATCCAATTGCTTTGGACGATATTGATGATGCCAATGAATGGCTAACCGGAGTTGGGAATGctgaagatgaagaaatttttTAGGGAGATTCCGATTTCACTTTCGGTGTTGTTGGCGAGACAATGGGAGTTGAGGAAAACCACTATGGTTTAAGGGGGAATACTTCAAGCCAACATAGGAGCGGAAAAGAAGTAGCCACAAGTCATTCCCTAGttgatgaagttgaagaagatgatgatggagttgaagaagatgatgagcAATATAATTATGATGAAGGAGTACAAGATTTTGACAATCTTGTGGAAGAATAGAATTAGTTGTTGAACCATTAGTAACTTTGAATTTGTTTGTCCTATGGTCTAAGGAGGATATCTACTTTAGttttttaatttgaacttttacttatatatatatgttctctATTTATTTTGGTCTTTTTTACAAAGTTGCGCTTCACCTCAATGAAGCGAGTGCTTCGCTTAAAGTGTGAAGCAGAGCCTTGTCGTTTTTTCTTTCTGCTTCATGCTTTCCTTGACATTTTTTATTCACCAACAAAACATCGAAAAGTGCTTTTTCGTTTAAATGATAGTGCCAGACTCTTCAATATTGGAAGTACCTTTTTCATGTAGCCAAGAAGGTATCGTAATACAAATATGACGAGTAAAACTATGAAAACACGAAGAAGTGCACGCGTTTCAACTCATAGTACTAATAGCGCGAATTCAAGATTTAGAGAAAGCAATGAATTCGGTTGATTCCTCGTCTCcgatatatataaaatagttaACCATAATTCTTAATTGGGTGGTAGCCATTGGAGCTCAATGCCGTAACGCCATGCATTCAAGGAATCTCCTGGCTTCATATCCACCACAGATGTATAAGCAGTGCAGCCACCAACCCGAACCCTAATTTGATGAGAAGTCTTGGATTTCACCTTCAGGTAACTGCAACATAGTGTATCTCTACAACCATTAGCTTGTTCAAATTTCCTGCAAGGATTGTTTAAAGAGCAGTTCAATGGGGATAAAAGAATTCTCTGTGAGCAGTTAAATAACATAACAGTGTTCCGCGAAGATATATTGAACGGAGAGTTTTCATCTATCTTTAAGCCACCTACAGAAAGATCAGAAGAATGGCAATAATTATTCGTATCTTCGTGCACGAAAGGAGAAGCGATAATAAGTCGAGATGTGTTTGGGTTTATGCTGAGGATTTTGTAGTAAACTCCTTCTGCAGACAAAAACTCTAAGCTGTTATTTTTGCAGTGAATTTTGTAGTTTGTATTTCCACATTTGTCACTGCTACTAAGTGGATATGGCACATCCATGATTCCACATTTTGGGCATTCAGGAAGTAGTGCTGCTGACACACAAGTtaatgaaaagagaaaaagaaaaatcatactAGCTAGTTAAATCTTTTTCAATGTTCCAATGAAGCAAGAACTGGTTCTTGGCTAGTTTCAATTTATACACATTTGTAAGTTAACTAGTTGTATAGGCAAAAGAGTATTTAAGTGCAATTTGTTGAGTGCGTTATCGTCTGTGAACCCAATACACTTATTAGTCAAAGCATTCAAGAAGAGATTCTAATATAACTAGATGGCGTATGCCCGTATTTTAGATTATAGTGTATTTATGTGTGTAGttgttttttgatattgcttgattttttaatatggggtctattttttttttattgctcttttttaatatgaggtctacttttttttttttttttttaattttttaacatgagttggaggtggacgACGATACCACCTCCAATGCcccaacactttggattatagtgtatctatgtgtataaAGTTTTGTTTGGGTAGTGataatgtgtgtgtatatatatatatatatatatatatattttatattgctaataaacacacacacacacacacacatatatatatatatacacacacacacacactatgctcaaaacattattaatataacattgtagtttgtgctccataTCCAAAaccatattatattagtgtttgcaacgaatacaaagtttgcaaaaatttattaatactttttaaaagagaagacttgatTAAAacgaaactattttcctctctttcagaaaaaataatagcaatatttaagcatcatttgatactttaaattttaattcgattaatttaaaggtgtaaaatattctattgttaatgtatgtagattggacctaaacaatacttattatttttatcaaattttgatttggataattctaattcaaattattaaattaattttacatgtttaaaacgaaacaaagtagaaatttgattttctatttaaacgaagaactactatttttttttttttttggtgaatattcttggtttagctcattttacttgtcatgttgtcttttgcactttttttaaggaaacgtcaattaaaattaaaatttgactaatttaccttatttattatttgatctccatttaatattattttttcttttacgacattaatctctttttacatttattagagtaagaataaaaattaaatagaaatattttaagtatatttattttagtaaacataacaattaaatgacatggcggaatggcaaatacaacagttaaatagctagattagatctcaggctaatataagaaaagaaaggaaattgtatggtttgactacttaatcttttgaagaaaagcaataatatggagTCCACgttttttgctgtacaataattttatttgctcccgctaatgggttgatacgcatgtggcaatgaatccaccattattgacttaatggaaatactttgggaattacatgaatattgtttgatattttaatatggggtgcattttttttttttttttttttttttatatatattgcttaattttttttaatatgagatccacctttttttttacatgagtttggaggatttttttaatatatttttt
This window harbors:
- the LOC132054862 gene encoding wall-associated receptor kinase-like 20 gives rise to the protein MIFLFLFSLTCVSAALLPECPKCGIMDVPYPLSSSDKCGNTNYKIHCKNNSLEFLSAEGVYYKILSINPNTSRLIIASPFVHEDTNNYCHSSDLSVGGLKIDENSPFNISSRNTVMLFNCSQRILLSPLNCSLNNPCRKFEQANGCRDTLCCSYLKVKSKTSHQIRVRVGGCTAYTSVVDMKPGDSLNAWRYGIELQWLPPN